AGTAATTCAATTATATGATATTTTAATTCTTAATAGTCAAAAAAATTAGATTGATATTTTAATTGTTATTTTCTTAATATAAATTGTTTTATATTAGGATTGGCATAAAATTATCTATACATACTTATTTGGTATAATTATTAAATAGTTAATTTCCTTTTATTTAAGTGTTTAATTTAATTAAGAGTGTTATTCGTTCTTTCAAGAAAGCTAAGGTAGCATTAGTTAGCTTAACTTTTTTGATATTTTTATCATCGTTAACTTATTCTTTACTTGATAGCACGAATAGAAACTTAGAAACTTCATATAACCAAGTGAATAACGAAGGGTTATCTGGAGATTTAGTAATTAATGAAAAATACGACTTTGGGTCTTTACAATTTGATTCAGATCCTGTTGTTACTTCGGTTTCTAAGGATACAAAAAGCGTTAAGATTTTCTTACCAGAATCATCAAAGACGCCATATTTAAGTAATATTATTGAGAAGAATAAAAACTATCAAAGTATTACAGACTACACATTTAGTTTAAATCCAAGCTCAAGTGTTGAAGATAAAAAAACCCAAGTTCAAAATGAAATACTAGCTGCATCTAATAAATTAAAAAACACTTTAGAAAACGATCCAAAAGCCAAGATTGATACCGTTTTAAATGAAAAGAATATTAGTTTTGAACGGTATGAATCATTAGATGTGAGTGAAGGTGATTTTCAAAAGAAGATTATCCGTAATAACAATGATTATCAAGTTAATCGTTTAGTTCTTTATCAAGGACAAAGGATTAGTGATTTTAAATATGACTTTGATAAGTTGAATGATAAGTTCTTAAAGATCAAAGAAGCTTTTATTAAAAGTAATCATATTGAAGAACAAAATGCGATTATTGACAAGGATAAAGATTTAAAAGACATCTTATCTTATGTGATAACTGGAATTGATGATCAAACAACAAACGAACAATTAAAGCAATTTAAAACCAGTGCTAATAAAGTTATAACTAGCCAAACATTAGATGATAATGATTATTTAAGGATTAGCAAATTCATTGATACCAACGAGAATCCAATTAATAATAATTGGAGTTTAATTTTTCAATGAAGCTTTGATGGAATTATTAAATCAACAGTTAGATTAATTAATCCAACTAGTTATTTTGGTATTGTTGCTCCTGGTAACTGAAATTTTGAAAAGGATGAAAAAAAGATCTTTGATGATCAAGAAAAAATCAATCGGTTATTAAAACTTAATGGTGATGCATTTATCAATGAGTTTGAAAAAATTGATGATGTCTATAAGATCCAAATTGATCAAACTAAATACTTAATTTTAGGTGTTGGTATTACTCCAGATTTAATTTATCCAATTTATAGTTTTACCAACTTGATTCCCAATCCTAAAACCCAAAGGTTGTATTATGTAAATAGTTTTGGTTATTCAAGATTACGCCAAGCATTTATTACCAATCCGATTGAAACTAATATTGTTGCCAGATTTAATGATCGCAGTTTATCAGTTGATCAACAACAAAAAATCTTGGATGAAATCAATCAGTGAGCAGCAGTTAATATGGCTTGACCACCAAGCTTGAAATCAGCCTACTTTACAACTGATACATCAAACATTTTAAACCTATCAGCTGGACGGGTAACATTTATTCCTTCGTTATTACAAACGATAACTAAAACATCGTTAATGATTACAGGGATAATTATTTTATTAGCATTATTGGTTGGGATTTTAATTGTTAAAAACTATATTGAAAAAAACCGTCAAACATTAGGGATCTTATTAGCTAACGGATTTAGTAAAAGAAAGATTAATCTTTCTATGAGTATCTTTAGTTTAATTCCATCATTGATTGGTGGGATTGTTGGATACTTATTGGGATTCATATTGCAACAAGTTGCAATTAATGCATTTAAATCGTTCTGATTTATACCAGTAAATTTACAAGAATTTAGCAGTGCTTCGCTGTTTGTTTCGTTCTTATTACCATTAATCATTTTTGGTATTACCAGTGCATTGGTGTCTGCATGATTAATGCGTAAAAATGTCGTAGATTCTTTAAAAAATGACAGTGAATACAAGGTAAGTAAATTATCAGTTTATATTAAAAAACCAATAGCAAAATTATCCGTAATGCATCGCTTCAGAATCTCGATTGCATTTAACTCATTATGAAAACTAATCATCTTGTGTTTATTATCAACAGCCACCATGGTAGTTTTGATTTTTTCATTATCAACAACCAATGTTTATGATGACGCGAGAAAAAACACTTTTGGTGCTAACAATTATCAATACTATGTAGATCTAGCCACACCAACTGAGCAATCTGGTTTAATTAAATACCAAGAATTTAAAGATCTGGGTAAAACTGATCCTGAAATTCAAGGGTATAACAAAGATTATTTCTTGGCTAACTCAAGAACTAATACCCAACAAGATGGTTGAGCCAACCTACATATTGTTGGTTTAGATGATCTAACCCAACAAAACCAAAGAATAAGTTATCTAAAAAACTATGTTCAATCAAAGATTGGACTAGATTATGTTATTGGTGTTGATTTATTAAGTGCTAATGCTTGGAACTTGTCAAGTTCATTAATGCCATCAAACCAAGCAGCAGCATCTGAACAATCTAACCAGATTTTCTTAAAAACAATTGCTGATCATGAATATCCAAAATTAAAAGAATTAACTCAAAATAATAAACCAGAAAAAGATACTTATTACATTAAATTAGAATGAGATTCTAACCTTAATCATTTAGTATATAAGATTAATGAAAAAGCCGCAATTAATGGTGGTATTTTAAAACCCGAATTTATTAAATTCTTACTTCGTCAGTTTGAAAATATTTCTAATGGCACATATGGTTTAGTAGACTATAAAATCACATATAATGTGATTGGTTTAGATAAGCAAACAATCGGTAATTTAGATAAAAAACAATCACCTAAATATTCATACAGCAGAATTGATGTAACAGCAGATAATGACGCAAAATTTCAAATAAAAGGTATTAAGAATTGGATTAAAAATCAAAAAATTGATGAAGACTATTTAGGTCCAATTTTAGTTAATGATGAGAATAAAGTTATTAACGAAGCATTATTTGAAAAACATAATTTTAATCCGTTAATTATTAATGCTTTTGTTGCCAAATCAAATGACTGAAATGTTGGTGATGAAGTTGAATTTAAAATAACCAATCGTGTTGATCGTATTTCTGATAAATTAGGTATTACTGATCATAATAAGTATTTAGAAAATCAAAAGGTAAGATTTAAAATTATTGGCATATCTAGTTCAGCCAGAGATAATGAACTATATACTTCTTATGATCTTGCTAACAAACTATTAGGTTATAGTGATTTTGAAATTCAAAATCAATTACCTTTCAATGGTTATTTTGCTAATGATCTTTCAGCTTTTGAAAAATCAACACCATTATTTTCAGAATCGGGATTATTCCCTTCAACATCAAATTTTTCAACCGATAACCAACAATTAAAAAATATTATTCAAGCAAGTATTAATAACTTTGATAAAGCATTAACATCAGATAATGAAAGTTCGATTTCACCAATTCGCCAGGCTTGAATTGATGATTACAAAACTTTATTAATATCTCTTGGTGAAATCAAAAATATTGATAAAGAATATCACACTTGAACTAAACTAGAAAACACTGATGATAAGATCAATCAATATATTGAAACTTTAGTTAGAGTTTATGGTGGATTACCGTATAATACGATGATTAATTATCTGTATAACAGTAGTTCAAATAAAACGATTTTTGATAATATTTCGCAAACTTCATTAACAATTCAAAATGTCTTGATTGCCATGATTGTGCCAATTGTTACATTGATCGTAATCTTGATTTCAAACATGTTGATTGATGAATTAAAGAAGATTGCCATCAGAATGAAAGCATTAGGTTTTTCAGATCGTGCTATTATTCTTTCATTCTTATCAATCTATATTCCTGTCTTTATTTTTGGATTGTTAGTAAGTGCGCCGATTTCGATTATTTTGGTAAATATTTATAATTTAATCATTCTTAAATCTGCTTCAATTGCCTTATTCACCACGATTAATTTTGGTCATGTTGTTGGTGCTTTATTTGGAGTAATGGGAATCTTTTCAATTTCATTCTTTGCCAACTGATGAAACCTAAGAAAAATGAAGATTGCTCAGGAAATTAAAAACTATTAGTGTGCTATGTCAAATTTAGAAATTACGAAGTATATTAATGAAGCTAAAATCAGTAATGATTTACATTATTTAAAGATTGACTGGGAACAACCAGTAGTTTTTGTTGTTAATAACTTTGGTGAATTTAACAACATTTACAACTCATATATTGGCATTGTTAATCACTACATTAAAGCCCGCACTAAGGATGCTTGTTTATTGCGTCCTAACCTTAAGTTAAGTGTTAATAAGTTGGTTAATAACTTACTTTATTTAAAACAAAACCTTGACCAAAGTTATGGAAAGATGTTCATAGCATACGATCCACAAACACATAAAAAACAATATTTGGTAAAAAACTTTGTTGATTATGTAAATGAACAAGTAAACTCATTGATTTTTTATATCAATGAAATCATTTATGAGATCAAACAAAAAGAACGTGTAGCTGATCGTAAAGAAGTTATTAAGAATCAAACTGAGTATGAAAACATATTAAATGATGAATCAGCAATGATGATTAATTATTTCAAAAAGCTTGAAAATAATATTGCTGATGAAGCATATTTAGGAAAAAGCTGATTGAAAAAAACTGAAGTATCAATCAAGCAACGAGAACAAAAAATCAAAGATTTTTTTAAGATCTTATTTATTAAAAAATTCAACAAGGTTAAATTAGCAAATATTTACAAAAAGATCGATAAATTTAAGCAAAATCTTGAAACTGCATTCTGAGATTTAGAAGTAAATAAAGTTGCAATTTTAAACAAACCTCATAAGTCAAAACATAACATTCCATCTAACAATGATTATGTTATTGATTTAAAGAATGTAACCAAATATTATTCAAATGATGTAACAACCACCAAGGTTTTAAAAAATGTAAATTTACAAATCCCTTGAGGAGAGTTTGTTGTTATCCTAGGTCCATCTGGAAGTGGTAAAACAACTTTATTAAATATTATTTCAGGAATGGACCGTGCAAGTAGTGGAACTACTTTTGTAGCAAATAAAAACTTAATTAATTATTCAGATACGCAATTAACAAAATTTCGTAAAGAAAATATTGGTTATATTTTTCAACAATATGGTTTGTTACCAAACCTAAATGTGCGTGAAAATATTGAAATTGGTTCTTATTTACAACGTGATGCTTCTAAGCGTGCTGATATTGATGAATTATTAAAAAGCATTGGCATGTATGAACAACGCAATAAGTTACCAACTGAATTATCAGGTGGTCAACAACAACGGGTGTCAATTGCCAGAGCAATTGCCAAAAACCCAACCATTATTTTTGGCGATGAACCAACAGGGGCGCTTGATGAAGAAATGACCCAAGTTGTTTTAGAAGAGTTTGTAAACATTAACAAAAAAAATAAAACAACTTTAATCGTGGTAACCCACAACCCATTGATTGCAGATATTGCTACCATGGTAATCAGAGTAGGTGATGGAACAATTAAATCAGTAATCAAAAATGAAAATCCAAAATCAGTTCGTGAAATAAACTGGGGCTAATAGTCATATTAAAAATAAAACAATTTATAATTATTACTATTAATTATGGATATAAGAATCGGTCAAGGTTTTGACAGCCACAAGCTTAAAAACAAAAAAAATAGCCAGATTTTTTTAGGTGGCGTTCCTGTTAAATCAGACCAACAAGTAATTGCTCATTCAGATGGTGATGTTGTGCTTCACGCACTAAGTGATGCCATCTTAGGATGCGGTGCTTTTGGTGATATTGGAATGTATTTTGATGAAAAAGATCCAGCTCACAAAGATGTTAGTTCAAAAACAATTTTGAGTTATTGTCTAAAGTTAATTAAAAAGTTAAAGCTAGAATTTTTCAATATTGATTTAACAATCTTTGCTCAGGATGTTAGAATTGATCCTATTCGTTTAGAAATTAAAAGTTCTTTGATGAAACTTACGGGATGTAAATATGTAAACGTTAAAGCAAAGAGTTATGAAGAACCAAGCAACGAAATTGCTTGTTCTTGCGTTGTTTTAATGTGTGGTAACAATAAATAAAAATGTCTAAACTAAATTACACAATTAAGAAAATTTTAATTACAAACGAAGAAATTAATGAAGCATCAGTTAAAGCTGCTGCTTGAATTAATGAAACATACAAAGACGATGAAATCGTTTTAGTCGGAATCTTAAAAGGTTGTATTCCGTTCATTGGTAAGATTATTGATAAAATTGAATGCGAAACAATCTTAGACTTTATGACTTTAAGTTCATTTAAGGGTGAAACTAAATCACAAGGGATTCCCAAGATTGTTATGGACTTAGCTTATGACATTAAAGATAAAAATGTCTTATTAGTTGAAGATATTGTTGATAGCGGTCATACAATTAAAATCGTTTTAGACCTATTAAAATCACGTGGTGCTAAATCAGTTAGATTATTAACTTTCTTAGATAAACCAACAGGTAGAAAAGTTGATATCAAACCAGATTATACATGCTTTACTGTGCCTCATGGTTTCTTAGTTGGTTTTGGCTTAGATTACAAAGACAAATTAAGAAACTTACCGTTTGTAGCACATATTGACCAAAAGGATTAAGCATTAATATATAATTATTTAACTATATGGCTAAAAACACATCTAATATCAACGATCGAATGACGGATAATGCTAAACAACCAGCTAACGTTCGATCGATTGTTTGAAAAGTGATTATTATTCTGCTTCTATTAGGAGCGGTTATTGGACTTATCTTATATTTTGTCTTGCCAAGAAATATAACGACAAATATCGTAACTTTTAAATACAATCAAACCAATAACGCCTTAACAGCAATTGTTCAAGGAAATGGCAGAGAATATCTGGTTGATTTACCAAAATCTTCTTTTGCTTCAACATACACAACCTTTTATAGTTTATCGGTTAATATGAATATTAATGGTAATAACACCTTTGTGGCTGTTACAAAACCATTAACTACTTCACAAAACGAAACTGTATTTAATATCTCTAACTTAGTTATTAATACAACCAGAGGTGTGGCAAGTATTGTTGATAAAACTGGTAAACCAGAAGTAATCTTTACAGCAACAAATACTTTCTTTGCATCAGGTAGTGCAACAACACTTCCAGCCGACTTTAATTTCGGATCATCTACAACTAATAATGTAGGAATTGCAACCGCTGGTGCAATCCCTGGAATTGATCGTTTATTAACGATTGGTAATGTTCCACCTGCTGATAATTCATCTGCTGTTGTAACTCAAATTATCATTGGTTTATTACCATTTATTCTATTAATCATTATCTATGTGATTATCTTTAGAAGAATGGCTAAAGGCATGGGTGGTGGTGCTGTTGGTGAAGACGGCGAAAATGTCTTTACAATTGGTAAATCACAAGCTAAACTTGCTAAATCTACTTTTAAATTCAGCGATGTTGCTGGTATTGAAGAAGAGAAAAATGAACTAATTGAATTAGTTGATTACTTAAAACGCCCAGGTAAATATGTTCAAATGGGTGCAAGAACTCCAAGAGGGGTAATCTTATATGGTCCTCCTGGAACTGGTAAAACATTACTAGCCAAAGCAGTAGCTGGTGAAGCTGGTGTTCCATTCTTCCAAGTAACAGGTTCAGCTTTTGAAGATATGTTAGTTGGGGTTGGTGCTAAACGGGTAAGAAACCTATTTGCTAAAGCTAAAAAAGCTGCTCCTTGTATTATATTTATTGATGAAATTGACTCAGTTGGTTCTAAGCGTGGTAAGTATGAAATTTCAGCAGGTTCAGTGACTGATCAAACATTAAACCAATTGTTGGCTGAAATGGATGGATTTAGTGCTCGCACAGGAATCATCGTAATGGCTGCAACTAACCGTTTAGATGTATTAGATGAAGCATTATTACGTCCTGGAAGATTTGATAGACACATTCAAGTAAACTTACCAGACATTAAAGAACGTGAATCAATCTTAAAGATTCACTCAAAAAACAAGAATATTTCTTCTAAAGTTAATTTAACAGACGTTGCAAGAAGAACGCCTGGATTTAGTGGTGCTCAACTTGAAAACGTTCTAAATGAAGCAACTTTATTAGCAGTAAGAGCTGATCGCACAAGTATTACAATTGAAGATATTGATGAAGCGATTGACCGTGTAATTGCTGGTCCTGCTAAAAAATCACGTGTGATTAGTGAATTTGAAAAGAACCAAGTAGCTCACCATGAAGCTGGTCACGCATTAGTTGGATTACACCTAGAAGGTGCTGAAGAAGTTCAAAAAATTACGATTATTCCTCGTGGTCAAGCTGGTGGTTATACTTTATCAACACCTAAGAAATCTGAACTTCAATTAAAGAAAAAATCAGACCTATTAAATATGATTGCTGGTGCTCTTGGTGGAAGAGCTTCTGAAGAATACTT
The Mycoplasma sp. E35C DNA segment above includes these coding regions:
- the hpt gene encoding hypoxanthine phosphoribosyltransferase, which gives rise to MSKLNYTIKKILITNEEINEASVKAAAWINETYKDDEIVLVGILKGCIPFIGKIIDKIECETILDFMTLSSFKGETKSQGIPKIVMDLAYDIKDKNVLLVEDIVDSGHTIKIVLDLLKSRGAKSVRLLTFLDKPTGRKVDIKPDYTCFTVPHGFLVGFGLDYKDKLRNLPFVAHIDQKD
- the ftsH gene encoding ATP-dependent zinc metalloprotease FtsH is translated as MAKNTSNINDRMTDNAKQPANVRSIVWKVIIILLLLGAVIGLILYFVLPRNITTNIVTFKYNQTNNALTAIVQGNGREYLVDLPKSSFASTYTTFYSLSVNMNINGNNTFVAVTKPLTTSQNETVFNISNLVINTTRGVASIVDKTGKPEVIFTATNTFFASGSATTLPADFNFGSSTTNNVGIATAGAIPGIDRLLTIGNVPPADNSSAVVTQIIIGLLPFILLIIIYVIIFRRMAKGMGGGAVGEDGENVFTIGKSQAKLAKSTFKFSDVAGIEEEKNELIELVDYLKRPGKYVQMGARTPRGVILYGPPGTGKTLLAKAVAGEAGVPFFQVTGSAFEDMLVGVGAKRVRNLFAKAKKAAPCIIFIDEIDSVGSKRGKYEISAGSVTDQTLNQLLAEMDGFSARTGIIVMAATNRLDVLDEALLRPGRFDRHIQVNLPDIKERESILKIHSKNKNISSKVNLTDVARRTPGFSGAQLENVLNEATLLAVRADRTSITIEDIDEAIDRVIAGPAKKSRVISEFEKNQVAHHEAGHALVGLHLEGAEEVQKITIIPRGQAGGYTLSTPKKSELQLKKKSDLLNMIAGALGGRASEEYFFGKDAISTGASNDFYKATNIAKAMVTQLGMSELGITQFLPSEGGINPNAKYYSEKTAERIDQAIAEMLERQYKVAYEIIKNNEAELKLIVEALLLQETIVKNEIDYIHEHKKLPESMLKLKAEQEQKKQEKEQKTAEQPTQQSAEQPNQEATEQQASNA
- a CDS encoding ABC transporter permease; the encoded protein is MFNLIKSVIRSFKKAKVALVSLTFLIFLSSLTYSLLDSTNRNLETSYNQVNNEGLSGDLVINEKYDFGSLQFDSDPVVTSVSKDTKSVKIFLPESSKTPYLSNIIEKNKNYQSITDYTFSLNPSSSVEDKKTQVQNEILAASNKLKNTLENDPKAKIDTVLNEKNISFERYESLDVSEGDFQKKIIRNNNDYQVNRLVLYQGQRISDFKYDFDKLNDKFLKIKEAFIKSNHIEEQNAIIDKDKDLKDILSYVITGIDDQTTNEQLKQFKTSANKVITSQTLDDNDYLRISKFIDTNENPINNNWSLIFQWSFDGIIKSTVRLINPTSYFGIVAPGNWNFEKDEKKIFDDQEKINRLLKLNGDAFINEFEKIDDVYKIQIDQTKYLILGVGITPDLIYPIYSFTNLIPNPKTQRLYYVNSFGYSRLRQAFITNPIETNIVARFNDRSLSVDQQQKILDEINQWAAVNMAWPPSLKSAYFTTDTSNILNLSAGRVTFIPSLLQTITKTSLMITGIIILLALLVGILIVKNYIEKNRQTLGILLANGFSKRKINLSMSIFSLIPSLIGGIVGYLLGFILQQVAINAFKSFWFIPVNLQEFSSASLFVSFLLPLIIFGITSALVSAWLMRKNVVDSLKNDSEYKVSKLSVYIKKPIAKLSVMHRFRISIAFNSLWKLIILCLLSTATMVVLIFSLSTTNVYDDARKNTFGANNYQYYVDLATPTEQSGLIKYQEFKDLGKTDPEIQGYNKDYFLANSRTNTQQDGWANLHIVGLDDLTQQNQRISYLKNYVQSKIGLDYVIGVDLLSANAWNLSSSLMPSNQAAASEQSNQIFLKTIADHEYPKLKELTQNNKPEKDTYYIKLEWDSNLNHLVYKINEKAAINGGILKPEFIKFLLRQFENISNGTYGLVDYKITYNVIGLDKQTIGNLDKKQSPKYSYSRIDVTADNDAKFQIKGIKNWIKNQKIDEDYLGPILVNDENKVINEALFEKHNFNPLIINAFVAKSNDWNVGDEVEFKITNRVDRISDKLGITDHNKYLENQKVRFKIIGISSSARDNELYTSYDLANKLLGYSDFEIQNQLPFNGYFANDLSAFEKSTPLFSESGLFPSTSNFSTDNQQLKNIIQASINNFDKALTSDNESSISPIRQAWIDDYKTLLISLGEIKNIDKEYHTWTKLENTDDKINQYIETLVRVYGGLPYNTMINYLYNSSSNKTIFDNISQTSLTIQNVLIAMIVPIVTLIVILISNMLIDELKKIAIRMKALGFSDRAIILSFLSIYIPVFIFGLLVSAPISIILVNIYNLIILKSASIALFTTINFGHVVGALFGVMGIFSISFFANWWNLRKMKIAQEIKNY
- a CDS encoding ABC transporter ATP-binding protein, with amino-acid sequence MSNLEITKYINEAKISNDLHYLKIDWEQPVVFVVNNFGEFNNIYNSYIGIVNHYIKARTKDACLLRPNLKLSVNKLVNNLLYLKQNLDQSYGKMFIAYDPQTHKKQYLVKNFVDYVNEQVNSLIFYINEIIYEIKQKERVADRKEVIKNQTEYENILNDESAMMINYFKKLENNIADEAYLGKSWLKKTEVSIKQREQKIKDFFKILFIKKFNKVKLANIYKKIDKFKQNLETAFWDLEVNKVAILNKPHKSKHNIPSNNDYVIDLKNVTKYYSNDVTTTKVLKNVNLQIPWGEFVVILGPSGSGKTTLLNIISGMDRASSGTTFVANKNLINYSDTQLTKFRKENIGYIFQQYGLLPNLNVRENIEIGSYLQRDASKRADIDELLKSIGMYEQRNKLPTELSGGQQQRVSIARAIAKNPTIIFGDEPTGALDEEMTQVVLEEFVNINKKNKTTLIVVTHNPLIADIATMVIRVGDGTIKSVIKNENPKSVREINWG
- the ispF gene encoding 2-C-methyl-D-erythritol 2,4-cyclodiphosphate synthase codes for the protein MDIRIGQGFDSHKLKNKKNSQIFLGGVPVKSDQQVIAHSDGDVVLHALSDAILGCGAFGDIGMYFDEKDPAHKDVSSKTILSYCLKLIKKLKLEFFNIDLTIFAQDVRIDPIRLEIKSSLMKLTGCKYVNVKAKSYEEPSNEIACSCVVLMCGNNK